Proteins encoded together in one Chrysemys picta bellii isolate R12L10 chromosome 22, ASM1138683v2, whole genome shotgun sequence window:
- the STAT6 gene encoding signal transducer and activator of transcription 6 isoform X3, producing MSLWSLVSHMPPEHFSSLFGEFPCDLRSLLADWLENQPWEFITGADSFCTSAAGALLSAMVEKLRSLAGGNGQQCQVLQHISNLENTYRRDPLRLVAIVKGILEGERAALLKRDRQLPLSFHRRQEELKFGLDLQRLQHRVGEIQVLQERWKQMGEGTRACQQTKLQESQLKTDGKLQGNDLPALILEAMKELEGAKLQVLKRLHIWKRQQQLAGNGAVFEENLAPLQKRCENLVDIYFQLQQQVVAVGGELGSDLLSRLLERLNSVLSALVESSFLVEKQPPQVLKTQTKFQASVRFLLGARLLQASAKPYVVKADMVTEKQARELALGGYGTPLSESTGEIVHNTVALEINSTSATSCATFKNMLLKKIKRCERKGSESVTEEKCAVLFSTDVTLGPGNLPFHLQALSLPIVVIVHGNQDNNAKATVLWDNAFSELERVPFVVAERVPWEKMCETLNLRFMAEVQTSKGLLPEHYFFLAQKIFNNSSASPEDFHNRSVSWAQFNKEILPGRGFTFWQWFDGVLDLTKRCLKSYWSDRLIIGFISKQYVSKLLGQKPDGTFLLRFSDSEIGGITIAHVIRGKDGSIQVENIQPFSAKDLHIRSLGDRIRDLAQLRNLYPDKPKDQAFGSHYNKEQMGKDGRGYVSTAIKMTVESESSSPFPAQMVLSQFRAPDEGNMSIPSASPFHSSPPTLLPAPVSTTTTPLPLGPNVVFGCQSLSPNLLSYRYLPGDPMALVLEDLPPNPMDEEMPEIAPFSPASHTSPFGTLLPAPPQLLAASLGNNVDLPSEDEITQLLYEAQMEEGLQPPTQPCSYGDPMANPSW from the exons ATGTCTCTGTGGAGCCTCGTCTCGCACATGCCTCCGGAGCACTTCAGCAGCCTCTTCGGGGAGTTCCCATGCGACCTGCGCAGCCTGTTGGCCGACTGGCTGGAAAACCAGCCGTG GGAGTTCATCACCGGCGCCGACTCCTTCTGCACTAGCGCGGCCGGCGCGCTGCTCTCCGCCATGGTGGAAAAGCTTCGCAGCCTTGCCGGTGGCAACGGGCAGCAATGTCAGGTCCTCCAGCACATTAGTAACCTGGAG AACACGTATCGGAGAGACCCGCTGAGGCTGGTGGCAATTGTGAAAGGAATTCTGGAGGGCGAGAGAGCTGCCTTGCTCAAACGG GATCGCCAGCTGCCGCTCAGCTTCCACCGCAGGCAGGAGGAGCTGAAGTTCGGGCTGGAcctgcagaggctccagcacCGAGTTGGGGAGATCCAGGTGCTCCAGGAACGGTGGAAGCAGATGGGAGAGGGGACCAGAG CCTGCCAGCAGACAAAGCTCCAGGAGTCCCAGCTGAAGACAGACGGGAAACTCCAGGGGAAC GATCTGCCTGCTCTCATCCTGGAGGCCATGAAGGAGCTGGAAGGCGCCAAGCTTCAGGTGCTGAAGAGGCTACACATCTGGaagcggcagcagcagctggcgggGAACGGGGCTGTCTTCGAGGAGAACCTGGCTCCGCTCCAGAAGAG GTGCGAGAATCTGGTGGACATTTAtttccagctgcagcagcaggtgGTGGCGGtcggtggggagctgggctccgaCCTGCTCTCCCGGCTTCTGGAGCGGCTCAACTCGGTGCTGAGTGCCCTGGTTGAAAG ctccttcctggtGGAGAAGCAGCCCCCGCAGGTGCTGAAGACCCAGACCAAGTTCCAGGCCAGTGTACGTTTCCTGCTGGGCGCCCGGCTGCTCCAGGCCTCGGCGAAGCCCTACGTGGTCAAAGCCGACATGGTGACGGAGAAGCAGGCCCGGGAGCTGGCGCTTGGCGGCTATGGCACCCCGCTCAG CGAAAGCACTGGGGAGATCGTGCACAATACGGTCGCCCTGGAGATCAACTCCACCAGCGCCACGTCCTGCGCCACCTTCAAGAACATG CTGCTGAAGAAGATCAAGCGCTGCGAACGCAAGGGCTCCGAGTCGGTAACGGAGGAGAAATGCGCCGTGCTCTTCAGCACCGATGTCACCTTGGGTCCCGGCAACCTGCCCTTCCACCTGCAG GCCCTGTCTCTGCCGATCGTGGTCATTGTGCACGGGAACCAAGACAACAACGCCAAGGCTACCGTGCTGTGGGACAACGCCTTCTCCGAGCTT GAGCGGGTCCCATTCGTGGTGGCCGAGCGGGTGCCATGGGAGAAGATGTGCGAGACACTCAACCTGCGGTTCATGGCGGAGGTGCAGACCAGCAAGGGGCTGCTGCCGGAGCATTACTTCTTCCTGGCCCAGAAAATCTTCAACAACAGCAGCGCCAGCCCCGAGGACTTCCACAACCGCAGCGTCTCCTGGGCCCAGTTCAACAag GAGATCCTGCCTGGCCGGGGATTCACCTTCTGGCAGTGGTTTGACGGGGTCCTCGACCTCACCAAGAGGTGCCTCAAAAGCTACTGGTCGGACAG gctcatCATCGGCTTCATCAGCAAACAGTACGTCAGCAAGCTACTGGGCCAGAAGCCCGACGGGACCTTCCTGCTGCGCTTCAGCGACTCGGAGATCGGTGGCATCACCATCGCCCACGTCATCCGCGGCAAGGACG gctccatcCAGGTGGAGAACATCCAGCCCTTCTCCGCCAAGGACCTGCACATCCGCTCCCTGGGCGACCGCATCCGAGACCTGGCCCAGCTCCGCAACCTCTATCCCGACAAACCCAAGGACCAGGCCTTCGGCAGCCACTACAACA AGGAGCAGATGGGGAAGGACGGCAGAGGCTACGTCTCCACTGCCATCAAGATGACGGTGGAAAGTGAAAG cTCTTCCCCGTTTCCTGCCCAGATGGTCCTGTCCCAGTTCCGCGCCCCGGACGAGGGCAACATGAGCATTCCCAGTGCCTCCCCTTTCCACAG cagcccccccaCGCTCCTTCCGGCGCCCGTGAGCACCACGACCACCCCGCTACCCCTCGGCCCCAACGTCGTCTTCGGCTGCCAGTCCCTGTCGCC GAATTTGCTGTCCTACAGGTACTTGCCAGGGGACCCCATGGCCCTCGTCCTGGAGGACCTGCCTCCCAACCCCATGGACGAGGAGATGCCGGAAATAGCCCCCTTCTCGCCCGCCAGCCACACCTCTCCCTTCGGGACcctcctgccagcccctccccagctgctggcAGCGAG CCTGGGCAACAACGTGGACTTACCCTCGGAGGACGAGATCACCCAGCTCTTGTACGAGGCACAGATGGAGGAggggctccagccccccacccagccctgcagctACGGCGACCCCATGGCCAACCCCAGCTGGTGA
- the STAT6 gene encoding signal transducer and activator of transcription 6 isoform X4, giving the protein MSLWSLVSHMPPEHFSSLFGEFPCDLRSLLADWLENQPWEFITGADSFCTSAAGALLSAMVEKLRSLAGGNGQQCQVLQHISNLENTYRRDPLRLVAIVKGILEGERAALLKRDRQLPLSFHRRQEELKFGLDLQRLQHRVGEIQVLQERWKQMGEGTRACQQTKLQESQLKTDGKLQGNDLPALILEAMKELEGAKLQVLKRLHIWKRQQQLAGNGAVFEENLAPLQKRCENLVDIYFQLQQQVVAVGGELGSDLLSRLLERLNSVLSALVESSFLVEKQPPQVLKTQTKFQASVRFLLGARLLQASAKPYVVKADMVTEKQARELALGGYGTPLSESTGEIVHNTVALEINSTSATSCATFKNMLLKKIKRCERKGSESVTEEKCAVLFSTDVTLGPGNLPFHLQALSLPIVVIVHGNQDNNAKATVLWDNAFSELERVPFVVAERVPWEKMCETLNLRFMAEVQTSKGLLPEHYFFLAQKIFNNSSASPEDFHNRSVSWAQFNKEILPGRGFTFWQWFDGVLDLTKRCLKSYWSDRLIIGFISKQYVSKLLGQKPDGTFLLRFSDSEIGGITIAHVIRGKDGSIQVENIQPFSAKDLHIRSLGDRIRDLAQLRNLYPDKPKDQAFGSHYNKEQMGKDGRGYVSTAIKMTVESESSSPFPAQMVLSQFRAPDEGNMSIPSASPFHRNLLSYRYLPGDPMALVLEDLPPNPMDEEMPEIAPFSPASHTSPFGTLLPAPPQLLAASLGNNVDLPSEDEITQLLYEAQMEEGLQPPTQPCSYGDPMANPSW; this is encoded by the exons ATGTCTCTGTGGAGCCTCGTCTCGCACATGCCTCCGGAGCACTTCAGCAGCCTCTTCGGGGAGTTCCCATGCGACCTGCGCAGCCTGTTGGCCGACTGGCTGGAAAACCAGCCGTG GGAGTTCATCACCGGCGCCGACTCCTTCTGCACTAGCGCGGCCGGCGCGCTGCTCTCCGCCATGGTGGAAAAGCTTCGCAGCCTTGCCGGTGGCAACGGGCAGCAATGTCAGGTCCTCCAGCACATTAGTAACCTGGAG AACACGTATCGGAGAGACCCGCTGAGGCTGGTGGCAATTGTGAAAGGAATTCTGGAGGGCGAGAGAGCTGCCTTGCTCAAACGG GATCGCCAGCTGCCGCTCAGCTTCCACCGCAGGCAGGAGGAGCTGAAGTTCGGGCTGGAcctgcagaggctccagcacCGAGTTGGGGAGATCCAGGTGCTCCAGGAACGGTGGAAGCAGATGGGAGAGGGGACCAGAG CCTGCCAGCAGACAAAGCTCCAGGAGTCCCAGCTGAAGACAGACGGGAAACTCCAGGGGAAC GATCTGCCTGCTCTCATCCTGGAGGCCATGAAGGAGCTGGAAGGCGCCAAGCTTCAGGTGCTGAAGAGGCTACACATCTGGaagcggcagcagcagctggcgggGAACGGGGCTGTCTTCGAGGAGAACCTGGCTCCGCTCCAGAAGAG GTGCGAGAATCTGGTGGACATTTAtttccagctgcagcagcaggtgGTGGCGGtcggtggggagctgggctccgaCCTGCTCTCCCGGCTTCTGGAGCGGCTCAACTCGGTGCTGAGTGCCCTGGTTGAAAG ctccttcctggtGGAGAAGCAGCCCCCGCAGGTGCTGAAGACCCAGACCAAGTTCCAGGCCAGTGTACGTTTCCTGCTGGGCGCCCGGCTGCTCCAGGCCTCGGCGAAGCCCTACGTGGTCAAAGCCGACATGGTGACGGAGAAGCAGGCCCGGGAGCTGGCGCTTGGCGGCTATGGCACCCCGCTCAG CGAAAGCACTGGGGAGATCGTGCACAATACGGTCGCCCTGGAGATCAACTCCACCAGCGCCACGTCCTGCGCCACCTTCAAGAACATG CTGCTGAAGAAGATCAAGCGCTGCGAACGCAAGGGCTCCGAGTCGGTAACGGAGGAGAAATGCGCCGTGCTCTTCAGCACCGATGTCACCTTGGGTCCCGGCAACCTGCCCTTCCACCTGCAG GCCCTGTCTCTGCCGATCGTGGTCATTGTGCACGGGAACCAAGACAACAACGCCAAGGCTACCGTGCTGTGGGACAACGCCTTCTCCGAGCTT GAGCGGGTCCCATTCGTGGTGGCCGAGCGGGTGCCATGGGAGAAGATGTGCGAGACACTCAACCTGCGGTTCATGGCGGAGGTGCAGACCAGCAAGGGGCTGCTGCCGGAGCATTACTTCTTCCTGGCCCAGAAAATCTTCAACAACAGCAGCGCCAGCCCCGAGGACTTCCACAACCGCAGCGTCTCCTGGGCCCAGTTCAACAag GAGATCCTGCCTGGCCGGGGATTCACCTTCTGGCAGTGGTTTGACGGGGTCCTCGACCTCACCAAGAGGTGCCTCAAAAGCTACTGGTCGGACAG gctcatCATCGGCTTCATCAGCAAACAGTACGTCAGCAAGCTACTGGGCCAGAAGCCCGACGGGACCTTCCTGCTGCGCTTCAGCGACTCGGAGATCGGTGGCATCACCATCGCCCACGTCATCCGCGGCAAGGACG gctccatcCAGGTGGAGAACATCCAGCCCTTCTCCGCCAAGGACCTGCACATCCGCTCCCTGGGCGACCGCATCCGAGACCTGGCCCAGCTCCGCAACCTCTATCCCGACAAACCCAAGGACCAGGCCTTCGGCAGCCACTACAACA AGGAGCAGATGGGGAAGGACGGCAGAGGCTACGTCTCCACTGCCATCAAGATGACGGTGGAAAGTGAAAG cTCTTCCCCGTTTCCTGCCCAGATGGTCCTGTCCCAGTTCCGCGCCCCGGACGAGGGCAACATGAGCATTCCCAGTGCCTCCCCTTTCCACAG GAATTTGCTGTCCTACAGGTACTTGCCAGGGGACCCCATGGCCCTCGTCCTGGAGGACCTGCCTCCCAACCCCATGGACGAGGAGATGCCGGAAATAGCCCCCTTCTCGCCCGCCAGCCACACCTCTCCCTTCGGGACcctcctgccagcccctccccagctgctggcAGCGAG CCTGGGCAACAACGTGGACTTACCCTCGGAGGACGAGATCACCCAGCTCTTGTACGAGGCACAGATGGAGGAggggctccagccccccacccagccctgcagctACGGCGACCCCATGGCCAACCCCAGCTGGTGA
- the STAT6 gene encoding signal transducer and activator of transcription 6 isoform X2 produces the protein MSLWSLVSHMPPEHFSSLFGEFPCDLRSLLADWLENQPWEFITGADSFCTSAAGALLSAMVEKLRSLAGGNGQQCQVLQHISNLENTYRRDPLRLVAIVKGILEGERAALLKRDRQLPLSFHRRQEELKFGLDLQRLQHRVGEIQVLQERWKQMGEGTRACQQTKLQESQLKTDGKLQGNDLPALILEAMKELEGAKLQVLKRLHIWKRQQQLAGNGAVFEENLAPLQKRCENLVDIYFQLQQQVVAVGGELGSDLLSRLLERLNSVLSALVESSFLVEKQPPQVLKTQTKFQASVRFLLGARLLQASAKPYVVKADMVTEKQARELALGGYGTPLSESTGEIVHNTVALEINSTSATSCATFKNMLLKKIKRCERKGSESVTEEKCAVLFSTDVTLGPGNLPFHLQALSLPIVVIVHGNQDNNAKATVLWDNAFSELERVPFVVAERVPWEKMCETLNLRFMAEVQTSKGLLPEHYFFLAQKIFNNSSASPEDFHNRSVSWAQFNKEILPGRGFTFWQWFDGVLDLTKRCLKSYWSDRLIIGFISKQYVSKLLGQKPDGTFLLRFSDSEIGGITIAHVIRGKDGSIQVENIQPFSAKDLHIRSLGDRIRDLAQLRNLYPDKPKDQAFGSHYNKEQMGKDGRGYVSTAIKMTVESERDQKLPPQESPQVGPPPGPANMYNLPGPPPEQPMDHLCQVLAPDMCSSPFPAQMVLSQFRAPDEGNMSIPSASPFHRNLLSYRYLPGDPMALVLEDLPPNPMDEEMPEIAPFSPASHTSPFGTLLPAPPQLLAASLGNNVDLPSEDEITQLLYEAQMEEGLQPPTQPCSYGDPMANPSW, from the exons ATGTCTCTGTGGAGCCTCGTCTCGCACATGCCTCCGGAGCACTTCAGCAGCCTCTTCGGGGAGTTCCCATGCGACCTGCGCAGCCTGTTGGCCGACTGGCTGGAAAACCAGCCGTG GGAGTTCATCACCGGCGCCGACTCCTTCTGCACTAGCGCGGCCGGCGCGCTGCTCTCCGCCATGGTGGAAAAGCTTCGCAGCCTTGCCGGTGGCAACGGGCAGCAATGTCAGGTCCTCCAGCACATTAGTAACCTGGAG AACACGTATCGGAGAGACCCGCTGAGGCTGGTGGCAATTGTGAAAGGAATTCTGGAGGGCGAGAGAGCTGCCTTGCTCAAACGG GATCGCCAGCTGCCGCTCAGCTTCCACCGCAGGCAGGAGGAGCTGAAGTTCGGGCTGGAcctgcagaggctccagcacCGAGTTGGGGAGATCCAGGTGCTCCAGGAACGGTGGAAGCAGATGGGAGAGGGGACCAGAG CCTGCCAGCAGACAAAGCTCCAGGAGTCCCAGCTGAAGACAGACGGGAAACTCCAGGGGAAC GATCTGCCTGCTCTCATCCTGGAGGCCATGAAGGAGCTGGAAGGCGCCAAGCTTCAGGTGCTGAAGAGGCTACACATCTGGaagcggcagcagcagctggcgggGAACGGGGCTGTCTTCGAGGAGAACCTGGCTCCGCTCCAGAAGAG GTGCGAGAATCTGGTGGACATTTAtttccagctgcagcagcaggtgGTGGCGGtcggtggggagctgggctccgaCCTGCTCTCCCGGCTTCTGGAGCGGCTCAACTCGGTGCTGAGTGCCCTGGTTGAAAG ctccttcctggtGGAGAAGCAGCCCCCGCAGGTGCTGAAGACCCAGACCAAGTTCCAGGCCAGTGTACGTTTCCTGCTGGGCGCCCGGCTGCTCCAGGCCTCGGCGAAGCCCTACGTGGTCAAAGCCGACATGGTGACGGAGAAGCAGGCCCGGGAGCTGGCGCTTGGCGGCTATGGCACCCCGCTCAG CGAAAGCACTGGGGAGATCGTGCACAATACGGTCGCCCTGGAGATCAACTCCACCAGCGCCACGTCCTGCGCCACCTTCAAGAACATG CTGCTGAAGAAGATCAAGCGCTGCGAACGCAAGGGCTCCGAGTCGGTAACGGAGGAGAAATGCGCCGTGCTCTTCAGCACCGATGTCACCTTGGGTCCCGGCAACCTGCCCTTCCACCTGCAG GCCCTGTCTCTGCCGATCGTGGTCATTGTGCACGGGAACCAAGACAACAACGCCAAGGCTACCGTGCTGTGGGACAACGCCTTCTCCGAGCTT GAGCGGGTCCCATTCGTGGTGGCCGAGCGGGTGCCATGGGAGAAGATGTGCGAGACACTCAACCTGCGGTTCATGGCGGAGGTGCAGACCAGCAAGGGGCTGCTGCCGGAGCATTACTTCTTCCTGGCCCAGAAAATCTTCAACAACAGCAGCGCCAGCCCCGAGGACTTCCACAACCGCAGCGTCTCCTGGGCCCAGTTCAACAag GAGATCCTGCCTGGCCGGGGATTCACCTTCTGGCAGTGGTTTGACGGGGTCCTCGACCTCACCAAGAGGTGCCTCAAAAGCTACTGGTCGGACAG gctcatCATCGGCTTCATCAGCAAACAGTACGTCAGCAAGCTACTGGGCCAGAAGCCCGACGGGACCTTCCTGCTGCGCTTCAGCGACTCGGAGATCGGTGGCATCACCATCGCCCACGTCATCCGCGGCAAGGACG gctccatcCAGGTGGAGAACATCCAGCCCTTCTCCGCCAAGGACCTGCACATCCGCTCCCTGGGCGACCGCATCCGAGACCTGGCCCAGCTCCGCAACCTCTATCCCGACAAACCCAAGGACCAGGCCTTCGGCAGCCACTACAACA AGGAGCAGATGGGGAAGGACGGCAGAGGCTACGTCTCCACTGCCATCAAGATGACGGTGGAAAGTGAAAG GGATCAGAAGCTGCCCCCCCAGGAGTCTCCCCAAGTCggcccaccccccggcccggcaaaCATGTACAACTTGCCAGGGCCACCCCCCGAGCAGCCCATGGACCacctgtgccaggtgctggcgCCCGACATGTG cTCTTCCCCGTTTCCTGCCCAGATGGTCCTGTCCCAGTTCCGCGCCCCGGACGAGGGCAACATGAGCATTCCCAGTGCCTCCCCTTTCCACAG GAATTTGCTGTCCTACAGGTACTTGCCAGGGGACCCCATGGCCCTCGTCCTGGAGGACCTGCCTCCCAACCCCATGGACGAGGAGATGCCGGAAATAGCCCCCTTCTCGCCCGCCAGCCACACCTCTCCCTTCGGGACcctcctgccagcccctccccagctgctggcAGCGAG CCTGGGCAACAACGTGGACTTACCCTCGGAGGACGAGATCACCCAGCTCTTGTACGAGGCACAGATGGAGGAggggctccagccccccacccagccctgcagctACGGCGACCCCATGGCCAACCCCAGCTGGTGA
- the STAT6 gene encoding signal transducer and activator of transcription 6 isoform X1: MSLWSLVSHMPPEHFSSLFGEFPCDLRSLLADWLENQPWEFITGADSFCTSAAGALLSAMVEKLRSLAGGNGQQCQVLQHISNLENTYRRDPLRLVAIVKGILEGERAALLKRDRQLPLSFHRRQEELKFGLDLQRLQHRVGEIQVLQERWKQMGEGTRACQQTKLQESQLKTDGKLQGNDLPALILEAMKELEGAKLQVLKRLHIWKRQQQLAGNGAVFEENLAPLQKRCENLVDIYFQLQQQVVAVGGELGSDLLSRLLERLNSVLSALVESSFLVEKQPPQVLKTQTKFQASVRFLLGARLLQASAKPYVVKADMVTEKQARELALGGYGTPLSESTGEIVHNTVALEINSTSATSCATFKNMLLKKIKRCERKGSESVTEEKCAVLFSTDVTLGPGNLPFHLQALSLPIVVIVHGNQDNNAKATVLWDNAFSELERVPFVVAERVPWEKMCETLNLRFMAEVQTSKGLLPEHYFFLAQKIFNNSSASPEDFHNRSVSWAQFNKEILPGRGFTFWQWFDGVLDLTKRCLKSYWSDRLIIGFISKQYVSKLLGQKPDGTFLLRFSDSEIGGITIAHVIRGKDGSIQVENIQPFSAKDLHIRSLGDRIRDLAQLRNLYPDKPKDQAFGSHYNKEQMGKDGRGYVSTAIKMTVESERDQKLPPQESPQVGPPPGPANMYNLPGPPPEQPMDHLCQVLAPDMCSSPFPAQMVLSQFRAPDEGNMSIPSASPFHSSPPTLLPAPVSTTTTPLPLGPNVVFGCQSLSPNLLSYRYLPGDPMALVLEDLPPNPMDEEMPEIAPFSPASHTSPFGTLLPAPPQLLAASLGNNVDLPSEDEITQLLYEAQMEEGLQPPTQPCSYGDPMANPSW; the protein is encoded by the exons ATGTCTCTGTGGAGCCTCGTCTCGCACATGCCTCCGGAGCACTTCAGCAGCCTCTTCGGGGAGTTCCCATGCGACCTGCGCAGCCTGTTGGCCGACTGGCTGGAAAACCAGCCGTG GGAGTTCATCACCGGCGCCGACTCCTTCTGCACTAGCGCGGCCGGCGCGCTGCTCTCCGCCATGGTGGAAAAGCTTCGCAGCCTTGCCGGTGGCAACGGGCAGCAATGTCAGGTCCTCCAGCACATTAGTAACCTGGAG AACACGTATCGGAGAGACCCGCTGAGGCTGGTGGCAATTGTGAAAGGAATTCTGGAGGGCGAGAGAGCTGCCTTGCTCAAACGG GATCGCCAGCTGCCGCTCAGCTTCCACCGCAGGCAGGAGGAGCTGAAGTTCGGGCTGGAcctgcagaggctccagcacCGAGTTGGGGAGATCCAGGTGCTCCAGGAACGGTGGAAGCAGATGGGAGAGGGGACCAGAG CCTGCCAGCAGACAAAGCTCCAGGAGTCCCAGCTGAAGACAGACGGGAAACTCCAGGGGAAC GATCTGCCTGCTCTCATCCTGGAGGCCATGAAGGAGCTGGAAGGCGCCAAGCTTCAGGTGCTGAAGAGGCTACACATCTGGaagcggcagcagcagctggcgggGAACGGGGCTGTCTTCGAGGAGAACCTGGCTCCGCTCCAGAAGAG GTGCGAGAATCTGGTGGACATTTAtttccagctgcagcagcaggtgGTGGCGGtcggtggggagctgggctccgaCCTGCTCTCCCGGCTTCTGGAGCGGCTCAACTCGGTGCTGAGTGCCCTGGTTGAAAG ctccttcctggtGGAGAAGCAGCCCCCGCAGGTGCTGAAGACCCAGACCAAGTTCCAGGCCAGTGTACGTTTCCTGCTGGGCGCCCGGCTGCTCCAGGCCTCGGCGAAGCCCTACGTGGTCAAAGCCGACATGGTGACGGAGAAGCAGGCCCGGGAGCTGGCGCTTGGCGGCTATGGCACCCCGCTCAG CGAAAGCACTGGGGAGATCGTGCACAATACGGTCGCCCTGGAGATCAACTCCACCAGCGCCACGTCCTGCGCCACCTTCAAGAACATG CTGCTGAAGAAGATCAAGCGCTGCGAACGCAAGGGCTCCGAGTCGGTAACGGAGGAGAAATGCGCCGTGCTCTTCAGCACCGATGTCACCTTGGGTCCCGGCAACCTGCCCTTCCACCTGCAG GCCCTGTCTCTGCCGATCGTGGTCATTGTGCACGGGAACCAAGACAACAACGCCAAGGCTACCGTGCTGTGGGACAACGCCTTCTCCGAGCTT GAGCGGGTCCCATTCGTGGTGGCCGAGCGGGTGCCATGGGAGAAGATGTGCGAGACACTCAACCTGCGGTTCATGGCGGAGGTGCAGACCAGCAAGGGGCTGCTGCCGGAGCATTACTTCTTCCTGGCCCAGAAAATCTTCAACAACAGCAGCGCCAGCCCCGAGGACTTCCACAACCGCAGCGTCTCCTGGGCCCAGTTCAACAag GAGATCCTGCCTGGCCGGGGATTCACCTTCTGGCAGTGGTTTGACGGGGTCCTCGACCTCACCAAGAGGTGCCTCAAAAGCTACTGGTCGGACAG gctcatCATCGGCTTCATCAGCAAACAGTACGTCAGCAAGCTACTGGGCCAGAAGCCCGACGGGACCTTCCTGCTGCGCTTCAGCGACTCGGAGATCGGTGGCATCACCATCGCCCACGTCATCCGCGGCAAGGACG gctccatcCAGGTGGAGAACATCCAGCCCTTCTCCGCCAAGGACCTGCACATCCGCTCCCTGGGCGACCGCATCCGAGACCTGGCCCAGCTCCGCAACCTCTATCCCGACAAACCCAAGGACCAGGCCTTCGGCAGCCACTACAACA AGGAGCAGATGGGGAAGGACGGCAGAGGCTACGTCTCCACTGCCATCAAGATGACGGTGGAAAGTGAAAG GGATCAGAAGCTGCCCCCCCAGGAGTCTCCCCAAGTCggcccaccccccggcccggcaaaCATGTACAACTTGCCAGGGCCACCCCCCGAGCAGCCCATGGACCacctgtgccaggtgctggcgCCCGACATGTG cTCTTCCCCGTTTCCTGCCCAGATGGTCCTGTCCCAGTTCCGCGCCCCGGACGAGGGCAACATGAGCATTCCCAGTGCCTCCCCTTTCCACAG cagcccccccaCGCTCCTTCCGGCGCCCGTGAGCACCACGACCACCCCGCTACCCCTCGGCCCCAACGTCGTCTTCGGCTGCCAGTCCCTGTCGCC GAATTTGCTGTCCTACAGGTACTTGCCAGGGGACCCCATGGCCCTCGTCCTGGAGGACCTGCCTCCCAACCCCATGGACGAGGAGATGCCGGAAATAGCCCCCTTCTCGCCCGCCAGCCACACCTCTCCCTTCGGGACcctcctgccagcccctccccagctgctggcAGCGAG CCTGGGCAACAACGTGGACTTACCCTCGGAGGACGAGATCACCCAGCTCTTGTACGAGGCACAGATGGAGGAggggctccagccccccacccagccctgcagctACGGCGACCCCATGGCCAACCCCAGCTGGTGA